From a single Bacillus sp. NEB1478 genomic region:
- a CDS encoding peptidoglycan-binding protein, with product MENTVVKKLVMTSAFAGAFLAVPLVGEASLGDTTLKQGITHSDVKELQFLLKEKGYFKDPETTTYFGPVTKQAVMDFQKANGLVVDGIVGKKTYGKLLEKSYQEEKPATNVVVPKPPVKVTEASTKVLKLESTGQDVVNLQTDLKFLGFFTFYKVTDYYGPITTEAVRKFQISQKLKATGVADATTLDRLQKAVAEKKNPAPPKPAPAPAPAPKPEPTPAPPTQSTPPQSSTKDLKFGMRSAEVIKLQTRLKNLGFFTYPMITDYFGTVTEESVEKFQKTYGLPVTGIVNNTFLTKLDEVEKQKGKTPKTADQITINVIANAAELMGTPYQWGGTTPNGFDCSGFIQYVFAKEGVQLPRTVAQMWNATSSVKEPAVGDLVFFETYTSGPSHLGIYIGNNQFVHSGSSTGVTLSNITYKYWQDRYLGSKHINY from the coding sequence ATGGAAAACACAGTTGTAAAAAAGTTAGTCATGACTTCTGCTTTTGCTGGTGCTTTTTTAGCTGTTCCTCTTGTTGGTGAAGCCTCTTTAGGTGATACAACACTTAAACAGGGAATCACCCATAGCGATGTAAAAGAACTGCAATTTTTACTAAAAGAAAAAGGGTATTTCAAAGATCCAGAAACCACGACGTATTTTGGTCCTGTTACGAAGCAAGCGGTAATGGATTTTCAGAAAGCGAACGGTCTGGTTGTCGACGGTATAGTCGGTAAAAAAACGTACGGAAAACTGCTGGAAAAATCCTATCAAGAAGAGAAACCCGCAACGAACGTGGTTGTGCCGAAGCCGCCTGTTAAAGTTACAGAAGCTTCTACTAAAGTATTAAAGTTAGAATCTACTGGGCAAGATGTGGTGAATCTTCAAACCGATTTAAAATTTTTAGGCTTTTTTACCTTTTATAAAGTTACAGATTACTATGGTCCAATTACGACTGAAGCTGTTCGTAAGTTTCAAATCAGCCAAAAGCTTAAAGCGACAGGAGTTGCAGATGCAACGACATTAGATCGTCTTCAAAAAGCTGTTGCGGAAAAGAAAAATCCAGCTCCACCAAAACCAGCACCAGCACCAGCACCTGCGCCAAAACCAGAACCAACACCGGCACCACCAACACAAAGCACACCACCTCAGTCTTCAACGAAAGACTTGAAGTTCGGGATGAGAAGTGCTGAAGTTATCAAACTGCAAACACGACTTAAGAACCTTGGCTTTTTTACATATCCGATGATTACCGACTATTTTGGTACCGTAACAGAGGAAAGTGTTGAAAAGTTTCAAAAAACGTACGGACTGCCTGTGACAGGAATTGTGAACAATACCTTTTTGACCAAACTGGATGAAGTGGAAAAGCAAAAAGGAAAAACACCGAAAACGGCAGATCAGATCACGATTAATGTTATCGCGAATGCTGCAGAATTAATGGGTACTCCTTATCAATGGGGCGGGACTACTCCAAACGGATTTGACTGCAGCGGTTTCATTCAATATGTATTTGCAAAAGAAGGCGTACAGCTTCCGAGAACCGTTGCTCAAATGTGGAATGCGACGAGTTCAGTAAAAGAACCTGCTGTAGGAGATCTGGTCTTTTTTGAAACGTATACTTCAGGTCCTTCACATCTAGGAATCTATATTGGCAACAACCAGTTCGTTCATAGTGGGTCCAGTACTGGTGTTACATTAAGTAATATCACATATAAGTATTGGCAAGACCGCTATCTTGGATCAAAGCACATTAACTATTAA